In Thermococcus sp. 21S7, one DNA window encodes the following:
- the tsaA gene encoding tRNA (N6-threonylcarbamoyladenosine(37)-N6)-methyltransferase TrmO, whose product MNFEPFKLVPVGYVRKDGETFIEILPGFSDALHGLNEGDWIKLILWFHASDKPERRSVLKVHPYNNPENPLRGVFATRSPVRPNPLAIYAVRINRIEGNRLYIDWIDAMDGTPVVDIKILVERLDCPRETPIPEEELDIPASRQVGEVNLIPRKSEHLDELEEVSPEEYEALVLELGPRTEALTARELVELINALEEIYENLPVEIKDRLRGNLRTRATRSP is encoded by the coding sequence ATGAACTTCGAACCCTTCAAACTCGTTCCCGTCGGCTACGTGAGAAAGGACGGAGAGACCTTCATCGAAATCCTTCCGGGGTTCAGCGATGCCCTCCACGGTCTCAACGAGGGGGACTGGATAAAGCTGATCCTCTGGTTCCACGCCAGCGATAAACCGGAGAGAAGGAGCGTCCTGAAGGTTCATCCCTACAACAACCCGGAGAACCCGCTCAGGGGAGTTTTCGCCACGCGCTCACCGGTCAGACCAAACCCGCTGGCCATCTATGCCGTCAGGATAAACCGCATCGAGGGAAACAGGCTCTACATCGACTGGATAGACGCGATGGACGGAACCCCGGTCGTGGATATAAAGATACTCGTGGAGAGGCTGGACTGCCCGAGGGAGACCCCGATTCCAGAGGAGGAGCTTGACATACCTGCATCAAGGCAGGTTGGAGAGGTCAACCTGATACCCCGGAAAAGCGAGCACCTCGATGAGCTGGAAGAGGTCTCGCCCGAGGAGTACGAGGCGCTGGTTCTTGAGCTGGGACCGAGGACGGAGGCCCTGACAGCGAGGGAACTGGTCGAGCTGATCAACGCCCTGGAGGAAATATACGAGAACCTGCCCGTGGAGATAAAGGACAGGCTAAGGGGAAACCTCAGAACACGTGCAACGCGCTCGCCTTGA